In a single window of the Nicotiana tomentosiformis chromosome 8, ASM39032v3, whole genome shotgun sequence genome:
- the LOC104119492 gene encoding pectinesterase inhibitor 9-like, producing MGKINIPLLLLVLSVVAVVESSTSRLRPHSTFIETQCRRTRYPEPCVTFLSKFVNPTSQDPQEIAQAALKVSLVRALHTKAYIAKVCKEPKTMKAKDYQAIKECFVHISHGVSQLKNAVKELHNLKLDGQLEEFLWHQNNVQTWLSTVLTDAYTCMDGLSGYSKGGKVKATIKAKVLNVAQFTSNALALFNGFAARYKTSHHASYDNNKP from the coding sequence ATGGGAAAAATTAACATTCCGCTTTTGCTTCTCGTCCTATCTGTTGTGGCTGTAGTCGAGAGCAGCACTAGTCGATTGCGTCCTCACTCAACTTTTATAGAGACACAATGCAGGCGAACGCGTTATCCAGAACCATGTGTGACATTTTTATCCAAATTTGTAAATCCAACATCACAAGATCCTCAAGAAATAGCTCAAGCTGCCTTGAAAGTGAGCCTAGTTAGGGCTTTACATACAAAAGCTTACATAGCAAAGGTATGCAAGGAACCTAAGACAATGAAGGCAAAGGATTATCAAGCAATAAAAGAATGTTTTGTTCATATCTCTCATGGTGTTTCCCAACTCAAAAATGCTGTCAAAGAGCTTCACAATTTGAAGTTAGATGGGCAATTAGAAGAGTTTTTATGGCATCAAAATAATGTTCAAACTTGGCTTAGTACAGTATTAACTGATGCTTACACTTGCATGGATGGGCTTTCTGGCTATTCCAAGGGTGGTAAAGTGAAGGCTACTATTAAAGCTAAGGTTCTTAATGTTGCACAATTTACTAGCAATGCTCTAGCTTTGTTTAATGGATTTGCTGCAAGGTATAAGACTTCTCATCATGCTAGCTATGACAATAATAAACCCTAA